A portion of the Saimiri boliviensis isolate mSaiBol1 chromosome 1, mSaiBol1.pri, whole genome shotgun sequence genome contains these proteins:
- the PRKAA1 gene encoding 5'-AMP-activated protein kinase catalytic subunit alpha-1 isoform X3, with protein MVMEYVSGGELFDYICKNGRKSDVPGVVRTGSMKELDEKESRRLFQQILSGVDYCHRHMVVHRDLKPENVLLDAHMNAKIADFGLSNMMSDGEFLRTSCGSPNYAAPEVISGRLYAGPEVDIWSSGVILYALLCGTLPFDDDHVPTLFKKICDGIFYTPQYLNPSVISLLKHMLQVDPMKRATIKDIREHEWFKQDLPKYLFPEDPSYSSTMIDDEALKEVCEKFECSEEEVLSCLYNRNHQDPLAVAYHLIIDNRRIMNEAKDFYLATSPPDSFLDDHHLTRPHPERVPFLVAETPRARHTLDELNPQKSKHQGVRKAKWHLGIRSQSRPNDIMAEVCRAIKQLDYEWKVVNPYYLRVRRKNPVTSTYSKMSLQLYQVDSRTYLLDFRSIDDEITEAKSGTATPQRSGSVSNYRSCQRSDSDAETQGKSSEVSLTSSVTSLDSSPVDLTPRPGSHTIEFFEMCANLIKILAQ; from the exons AAATCTGATGTACCTGGAGTAGTAAGAACAGGCTCCATGAAGGAG CTGGATGAAAAAGAAAGTCGACGTCTGTTCCAACAGATCCTTTCTGGTGTGGATTATTGTCACAGGCATATGGTGGTCCATAGAGATTTGAAACCTGAAAATGTCCTGCTTGATGCACACATGAATGCAAAGATAGCTGATTTTG GTCTTTCAAACATGATGTCAGATGGTGAATTTTTAAGAACAAGTTGTGGCTCACCCAACTATGCTGCACCAGAAGTAATTTCAGGAAG GTTGTATGCGGGCCCAGAGGTAGATATATGGAGCAGTGGGGTTATCCTCTATGCTTTATTATGTGGAACCCTTCCATTTGATGATGACCATGTGCCAACTCTTTTTAAGAAGATATGTGATGGGATCTTCTATACCCCTCAATATTTAAATCCTTCTGTGATTAGCCTTTTGAAACATATGCTGCAGGTGGATCCCATGAAGAGGGCCACAATCAAAGATATCAG GGAACATGAATGGTTTAAACAGGACCTTCCAAAATATCTCTTTCCTGAGGACCCATCATATAGTTCAACCATGATTGATGATGAAGCCTTAAAAGAAGTATGTGAAAAGTTTGAGTGCTCAGAAGAGGAAGTTCTCAgctgtctttataacagaaatcACCAGGACCCTTTGGCAGTTGCTTACCATCTCATAATAGATAACAGGAGAATAATGAATGAAGCCAAAGATTTCTATTTGGCGACAAGCCCACCTGATTCTTTTCTTGATGATCACCACCTGACTCGTCCCCATCCTGAAAGAGTACCATTCTTGGTTGCTGAAACACCAAGGGCACGCCATACCCTTGATGAATTAaatccacagaaatccaaacaccaaGGTGTAAGGAAAGCAAAATGGCATTTAGGAATTAGAAGCCAAAGTCGACCAAATGATATTATGGCAGAAGTCTGTAGAGCAATTAAACAATTGGATTATGAATGGAAG GTTGTAAACCCCTATTATTTGCGTGTACGACGGAAGAATCCTGTGACAAGCACCTACTCCAAAATGAGTCTACAGTTATACCAAGTGGATAGTAGAACTTACCTACTGGATTTCCGTAGTATTGATG ATGAAATTACAGAAGCCAAATCAGGGACTGCTACTCCACAGAGATCGGGATCAGTTAGCAACTATCGATCTTGCCAAAGGAGTGATTCAGATGCTGAGACTCAAGGAAAATCCTCAGAAGTTTCTCTTACCTCATCTGTGACCTCACTTGACTCTTCTCCTGTTGACCTAACTCCGAGACCTGGAAGTCATACAATAGAATTTTTTGAGATGTGTGCaaatctaattaaaattcttGCACAATAA